The uncultured Paludibaculum sp. sequence GGGAAGGCCCAGCAGGAACGGCGCAGCCAATTCGAACTGCCAGTCCAGCTTCCTGGTTGTCTGGGCAAAGCTCAGCTTGAAGATGTTGCCGCTGAAGGCGTAATCGCTGTTGGCGTCGCCCTGGAAGTAGTCCCACATCTCAGTGCGGGACCGCAGGCTGCCGCTGATGGTCACGCCGCCCACCTTGATAGGCTCCTGGCCTAGGACGGCGGTGCAGACAAAGAGCGTGGCGAATAAGTATTGGCGCATCAGTTTAAGGCTATCGAGTCTTATATTCCAGAAATGTGACCAGAGTCACAGAGAAGGTTTAATCCATGATATAGAGTTGAGTCGATGAAAGAAAAGGGCGCGATTACCCCGTTGCTGCTAGGTATTCCCCTGGGCTTGCTGATGGGCGTGGGCGTCTACACGTTTGGCTATGCTCGCGGCGCTTCTTACCTGACCGACGATCCCAAGGCCTGCGCGAACTGCCATGTGATGCGCGATCAATACGAAGGCTGGATGAAGTCGAGCCACCGCAAGGCTGCCGTCTGCAACGACTGCCACACGCCGCACGGTTTTCTCCCGAAGTATTTCACCAAGGCCCTGAACGGCTTCCATCACTCTCTGGCCTTCACCTCCGGACGCTTCCCCGACGACATCCAGATCACCGCGCGCAACCACAAGGTGGCCGAAGAGGCATGCATGAAATGCCACGAGGACATCACCGACGGCATCCGCTCAACACGCCACAGAAAAGACGATATCGCCTGCACGACCTGCCACCGCAACGTCGGTCATCAGCATTGAACGGGACTAATTTTCGCCATGTCTGCCAACAATTCCAAAAAAGCGCTCATCCTCGCCATTCTCTTTACCGCCAGTGTCACGGTCGCAATTACCGCCCTGCTGGTGAACATCTTCGAGCACAAACAGGAGTCGAGGAATGCCTTCTTCCGCGTCGTCGAGCTGACCGATGAGACGGACGACCCGGCAGTCTGGGGCAAGAACTTCCCGCTGCAGTACGACGACTACAAGCGCACGGTGGATCAGACCCGGACCCGATACGGCGGCAGCGAGGCCCTGCCGCATGCGCCCAGTCAAGCCGACCCGCGCTCCGTCGTCTCGCAGAGCAAGATCGACGAGGATAAACGTCTGAAGACCATGTGGGCCGGCTACGCCTTCTCAGTGGACTTCCGTGAGGAGCGTGGCCACTCCTACATGCTGGACGATCAGCGCTATACCAAGCGCGTGACCGAGTTCAAGCAGCCCGGCACATGCCTGAACTGCCACGCCTCCACCTATAACATCTACAAGAAGTTGGGCGACGGCGACATCTTCAAGGGCTTCGACAAGCTGAACCACACACCTTACCTGGAAGCGACGAAGCTGGCCAAGCACCCCGTGAGCTGCATCGACTGCCACGAGCCCAAAACCATGCAACTGCGCATCACCCGGCCTGCTTTCATCGAGGGGATCCGCGCCTACAAAGCCTCGCAGGGCGTTCAGAACTATGACGTGAACACCATGGCCTCGGCCCAGGAGATGCGGAGCTTTGTCTGCGGGCAATGCCACGTCGAATACCACTTCAAGGGCGACGAGAAGCGCCTCACCTTCCCCTGGAAGAACGGGCTGAAGGCGGAGAACATGTACGCCTACTACGAAGAGATCAAGTTTAAGGACTGGACCCACAAGGAGACCGGCGCCCCCGTGCTGAAAGCGCAGCATCCGGAATTCGAATTCTGGAATCAGGGGATTCACGCCCGATCGGGCGTAGCCTGCGCCGACTGCCACATGCCGTATAAGCGCGAGGGCGGCACCAAGGTATCCGACCACTGGGTGCGCAGCCCGCTGCTGAACATCAATCGGGCCTGCCAGGGCTGCCACCATTTCCCCGAGGAGGAGATGAAGGCCCGCGTGGAGCAGATCCAGGCGCGCTTTCACGAGTCGCGCGACGTCGCGATGGACGCGTTGATGGCCCTGATCGAGGACACGAAGAAGCTCCGCGAGGCCGGCGCGACGGACGACCAACTCAAGGACGCCTGGGCCGCCCAGCGCAAGGCTCAGTTCTTTATCGACCTGGTGGAGGCCGAGAACTCCGGTGGGTTCCATGCGCCGGGCGAATCCCTGCGTGTGCTAACGCAGGCACTGGACACGATCAGAAAGGGCCAGTTGTCGCTGCGAGGCATCACCGTCGTCAAGAAAGCGGAAGCGGCCGTCCGACGCAAGGCCGGTCAAGGCGACTAGTCGCGGCGACCCTCGGTCAATGCTTCAGCCAATCGTCAGGATTCAAAAATTCGATCGATTCCGGGCAGAATCTGTCCATTCGATAGCGCGATGGGACGCTACACTTAGGGTGACTCATGAACCGTAACGGGCTCCTGCTGTGCCTGATCAGCTCCCTTGCACTCGCCGCTTGCCATGCCTCGGAGGGACCGGCGGGTTCCTCTTCCAGTCGTTCCACTGCCGCGAAAGACGCGCACGGACGTGCCACCTCACCCGACCATGAGGCCGATGATGCGGCCCATTTCCTGGCCGGCATCCCCGGCCGCGAGGGGAGCCCGTATAAGGCGCTCGAGACGCAACAGGCGTGGATCGACCATGCCAAGCAAATGGACGAGGCATGGGCCCGGTTCGAGAAGCGGCGCAAGGTGG is a genomic window containing:
- the nrfH gene encoding cytochrome c nitrite reductase small subunit; protein product: MKEKGAITPLLLGIPLGLLMGVGVYTFGYARGASYLTDDPKACANCHVMRDQYEGWMKSSHRKAAVCNDCHTPHGFLPKYFTKALNGFHHSLAFTSGRFPDDIQITARNHKVAEEACMKCHEDITDGIRSTRHRKDDIACTTCHRNVGHQH
- a CDS encoding ammonia-forming cytochrome c nitrite reductase subunit c552 yields the protein MSANNSKKALILAILFTASVTVAITALLVNIFEHKQESRNAFFRVVELTDETDDPAVWGKNFPLQYDDYKRTVDQTRTRYGGSEALPHAPSQADPRSVVSQSKIDEDKRLKTMWAGYAFSVDFREERGHSYMLDDQRYTKRVTEFKQPGTCLNCHASTYNIYKKLGDGDIFKGFDKLNHTPYLEATKLAKHPVSCIDCHEPKTMQLRITRPAFIEGIRAYKASQGVQNYDVNTMASAQEMRSFVCGQCHVEYHFKGDEKRLTFPWKNGLKAENMYAYYEEIKFKDWTHKETGAPVLKAQHPEFEFWNQGIHARSGVACADCHMPYKREGGTKVSDHWVRSPLLNINRACQGCHHFPEEEMKARVEQIQARFHESRDVAMDALMALIEDTKKLREAGATDDQLKDAWAAQRKAQFFIDLVEAENSGGFHAPGESLRVLTQALDTIRKGQLSLRGITVVKKAEAAVRRKAGQGD